The Desulfomicrobium orale DSM 12838 genome includes a window with the following:
- the tadA gene encoding tRNA adenosine(34) deaminase TadA — protein MHEALRLADMAEQRGDIPVGAVVVDAFGRVLGRGENRTIHGTDPTAHAEILALRDACARAGNHRLPGMVLVATLEPCIMCVGAVIQARLAGVVYAARDPKAGCLESCLEGASLPWSNHHFWIFGGVLRDECSARLSGFFQRRREEKRLFKHAER, from the coding sequence ATGCACGAAGCCTTGCGTCTTGCGGATATGGCGGAGCAACGCGGGGATATCCCCGTGGGTGCGGTAGTGGTGGACGCCTTCGGACGCGTTCTGGGCAGGGGAGAAAACCGGACTATCCACGGGACCGACCCCACCGCCCACGCTGAAATCCTGGCTTTGCGCGATGCCTGCGCCAGAGCGGGCAACCACCGTCTGCCGGGCATGGTTCTGGTGGCGACTCTGGAGCCCTGCATCATGTGCGTGGGGGCCGTCATTCAGGCCCGGCTGGCTGGAGTGGTTTACGCCGCCCGGGATCCCAAGGCGGGGTGCCTGGAAAGCTGTCTGGAAGGAGCGTCCCTGCCGTGGAGCAATCATCATTTCTGGATTTTCGGCGGGGTGCTGCGGGATGAATGCAGCGCCAGACTGAGCGGATTTTTTCAGCGGCGCCGTGAGGAAAAACGTCTTTTCAAACATGCGGAGAGGTAG
- the rpoN gene encoding RNA polymerase factor sigma-54 — translation MGLELRQNLKLTQQLVMTPQLQQAIKLLQLSRFELLEAVQQEMLENPMLEEAPREISEEAEIPDSAGDDPREFTFEEADLVHNADWENYLGDFSSTAKQAQFKETEALEEMTSYEARLAGKPSLEGHLLWQLRLSNITEEEKAIGEAIIGNLDSQGYLEASAEEIAAENGFSPAQVEAVLYHIQRFDPVGVAARSPRECLLVQLDVQEHDDPILLSLVGDHLEDIEKRRYKPLLRKFRIQLEDLKVYLDIIQSLDPLPGASYGSESTVYVSPDVFVYEYENDFVIVMNDDGLPRLQLSPYYMEDMNLTAKGAEREYLHDKMRSAMWLMKSLHQRQKTLYKVVESIIRFQLDFFEHGVTRLKPLILKDVADDIEVHESTVSRITTNKYVATPHGIFELKFFFNSALEMDDGTQVGSESIRAVIKKMVSEENPRKPYSDEKIAAVLKEKLDVNIARRTVAKYRAVLGIESSSKRRQIF, via the coding sequence ATGGGTCTTGAACTCCGTCAGAATCTCAAGCTGACCCAGCAGCTGGTCATGACGCCCCAGTTGCAGCAGGCCATCAAACTGCTGCAACTGTCGCGTTTTGAACTGCTGGAAGCCGTACAGCAGGAAATGCTGGAAAACCCCATGCTCGAAGAGGCTCCCAGGGAGATCTCCGAAGAGGCGGAAATTCCGGATTCGGCAGGCGACGATCCACGGGAGTTCACTTTTGAAGAAGCGGACCTTGTCCACAACGCGGACTGGGAAAACTATCTGGGCGATTTTTCCAGCACCGCCAAACAGGCGCAGTTCAAGGAGACGGAAGCTCTCGAGGAAATGACCTCCTACGAGGCCCGGCTCGCGGGCAAACCGTCTCTGGAAGGACACCTCCTGTGGCAGCTTCGGCTGTCCAATATCACCGAGGAAGAAAAGGCCATTGGCGAAGCCATCATCGGCAACCTGGACTCTCAGGGCTACCTGGAGGCCTCTGCCGAGGAGATTGCCGCCGAAAACGGATTTTCTCCGGCCCAGGTGGAAGCCGTCCTGTATCACATTCAGCGTTTCGATCCCGTGGGAGTGGCCGCGCGTTCCCCCAGAGAATGTCTGCTGGTGCAGCTGGACGTACAGGAACATGATGATCCTATCTTACTCTCTCTGGTGGGCGACCATCTGGAAGATATTGAAAAACGCCGCTACAAACCCCTGCTGCGTAAATTTCGAATCCAGCTGGAGGATCTGAAAGTCTATCTGGACATCATCCAGTCTCTGGATCCCCTGCCGGGGGCCAGTTACGGCAGCGAAAGCACGGTCTATGTCAGCCCCGACGTTTTTGTGTACGAATACGAAAATGATTTCGTCATTGTCATGAATGACGACGGCCTGCCCCGCCTTCAGCTCAGTCCCTACTACATGGAGGACATGAACCTGACGGCCAAGGGGGCGGAGCGGGAATATCTGCACGACAAGATGCGTTCGGCCATGTGGCTGATGAAGAGCTTGCACCAGAGGCAGAAAACCCTGTACAAGGTGGTTGAAAGCATCATCCGCTTCCAGCTCGATTTTTTCGAGCATGGAGTGACCAGACTCAAGCCGCTTATTCTGAAGGATGTCGCCGACGATATCGAGGTGCACGAATCCACCGTGAGCCGGATCACGACCAACAAATATGTAGCCACCCCCCACGGCATTTTCGAGTTGAAATTCTTCTTCAACTCCGCTCTGGAAATGGATGACGGCACCCAGGTCGGCTCGGAATCCATCCGGGCCGTCATCAAGAAGATGGTCAGCGAGGAAAATCCCAGAAAGCCTTACAGCGACGAAAAGATCGCGGCCGTATTGAAAGAAAAGCTGGATGTGAACATTGCCCGGCGGACCGTGGCCAAATACCGGGCGGTACTTGGCATCGAATCGTCCTCCAAGCGCAGACAGATTTTTTAA
- a CDS encoding PTS sugar transporter subunit IIA, with protein MKLADYLHRDLIISDLSARTKSEVLAELVSPLVHRAPGLDLERAAGVLMDRETLGTTGIGDGIAIPHGKMGCLEEVFVVVGRSRSGVDFASLDREPAFIFFMVLAPANVAGLHLKLLAAISRRLKEEAFRQAFLAAPDEGGLWELLQTV; from the coding sequence ATGAAGCTTGCGGATTATCTGCACAGGGATCTGATCATCTCCGACCTTTCGGCCAGGACCAAATCAGAGGTTCTGGCCGAACTCGTTTCCCCGCTGGTGCACAGGGCTCCCGGCCTCGACCTCGAACGCGCGGCCGGGGTCCTGATGGACAGGGAGACACTCGGCACTACCGGCATCGGGGACGGCATTGCCATTCCTCACGGCAAGATGGGCTGTCTGGAGGAAGTGTTTGTCGTGGTGGGCCGCAGCCGAAGCGGCGTGGACTTCGCCAGTCTGGACCGCGAACCCGCGTTCATATTTTTCATGGTTCTGGCCCCGGCCAATGTGGCCGGCCTGCATCTGAAGCTTCTGGCCGCCATCTCCCGCCGCCTCAAGGAAGAAGCCTTCCGCCAAGCCTTCCTTGCCGCTCCGGACGAAGGAGGCCTGTGGGAACTGCTGCAGACCGTGTAG
- a CDS encoding LptA/OstA family protein: MRIFLLLLFVGLSCPALAARSVPVKITSDSMRYSQKNDQVVFSGAVHVIREDIELWSDTLTVLLEKSASSPPANKQPVMDQQSSIKRIVAQGNVRIKADRDRSGTCGKATYEAKSDLLTLEGDPVLREGPNTIQGEVIKLYIEENRSEVIGGKKRVEAIFITPDNKPGGKR; this comes from the coding sequence ATGCGCATTTTCCTTCTGCTTCTGTTTGTCGGCCTTTCCTGCCCGGCCCTGGCCGCCCGGTCCGTGCCGGTCAAGATCACTTCTGACTCCATGCGGTATTCCCAGAAGAACGATCAGGTGGTCTTTTCCGGGGCGGTACATGTCATCCGTGAAGACATTGAACTCTGGTCCGACACGCTGACGGTACTGCTGGAAAAATCCGCATCGTCGCCCCCCGCAAACAAGCAGCCCGTCATGGACCAGCAATCCTCCATCAAAAGGATCGTGGCCCAAGGCAATGTGCGCATCAAGGCCGACAGGGACAGGTCTGGCACCTGCGGCAAGGCCACCTACGAAGCCAAATCCGATCTGCTGACTCTGGAGGGCGATCCCGTGCTGCGGGAAGGACCGAACACCATCCAGGGCGAAGTGATCAAGCTCTACATCGAGGAGAACCGCAGCGAGGTCATCGGGGGGAAAAAACGGGTGGAAGCTATTTTCATCACCCCCGACAACAAGCCCGGGGGCAAGCGGTGA
- the lptC gene encoding LPS export ABC transporter periplasmic protein LptC → MKRLAAVLAAVLLLAGLGILGKYVWPERPSPDAAGKLDVELSLEGVELSQGRDGRKLWSLRAAGADYADAGKELSLNAPVITYWGEDEDIPVQVAAPKGQVWQKEDRARMWDGVNATRGEYLMHAETLDYLGAERKLAMAGGVDLAGRNMQVRSDAMTYFLESDEILATGNVRMLLN, encoded by the coding sequence GTGAAGCGCCTTGCCGCCGTGCTGGCCGCCGTCCTGCTGCTCGCAGGCCTGGGCATCCTCGGCAAATATGTATGGCCCGAACGCCCGAGTCCGGACGCCGCCGGAAAGCTGGACGTGGAACTGAGTCTGGAAGGAGTGGAGCTGAGCCAGGGCAGGGACGGCAGAAAGCTCTGGAGCCTCCGTGCCGCCGGAGCCGACTACGCCGATGCCGGAAAGGAACTGAGCCTGAACGCCCCCGTGATCACCTACTGGGGCGAAGACGAGGACATTCCCGTACAGGTCGCGGCTCCAAAGGGGCAGGTCTGGCAAAAGGAAGACAGGGCCCGGATGTGGGACGGCGTAAATGCCACGCGCGGCGAATACCTGATGCACGCGGAAACGCTGGATTATCTCGGCGCGGAACGGAAGCTGGCCATGGCCGGCGGCGTGGACCTGGCCGGGCGGAACATGCAGGTCCGGTCCGACGCCATGACTTATTTTCTGGAATCCGATGAAATTCTGGCCACAGGCAATGTCCGGATGCTTCTGAACTGA
- the lptB gene encoding LPS export ABC transporter ATP-binding protein encodes MSCLTGLDLAKRYGTRDVVRDIRLEVRQGEVLGLLGPNGAGKTTTFYMLAGIIRPTRGQVVLDGLDITRWPLHRRARQGMSYLPQESSIFRKLTVRQNLQIILEYSGLSPADQKRAADRLLEELGITRLENQPAAYLSGGERRRLEIARALIQNPKFILLDEPFAGIDPLAVDDIQLIIQGLRERGIGVLISDHNVRETLQICDRAYLVYDGQIILSGTPREIVDDSRARKVYLGEGFSL; translated from the coding sequence GTGAGTTGCCTGACCGGACTGGATCTGGCCAAGCGTTACGGAACCCGGGATGTGGTCCGCGACATCCGGCTTGAGGTCCGCCAGGGTGAGGTACTGGGCCTTCTTGGCCCCAACGGTGCGGGAAAAACAACCACCTTCTACATGCTGGCCGGGATCATACGACCTACGCGTGGACAGGTCGTGCTGGACGGACTGGACATCACCCGCTGGCCCCTGCACAGACGCGCCCGCCAGGGCATGAGCTATCTGCCTCAGGAAAGCTCCATTTTCCGCAAGCTGACCGTACGCCAGAACCTGCAGATCATTCTGGAATACTCCGGCCTGTCCCCAGCCGATCAGAAGCGAGCCGCGGACAGATTGCTGGAGGAACTGGGCATCACCAGGCTAGAGAATCAGCCGGCGGCCTATCTCTCGGGAGGAGAACGGCGAAGGCTGGAGATCGCCCGGGCCCTTATCCAGAATCCCAAGTTCATTTTGCTGGATGAACCTTTCGCCGGCATAGACCCTCTGGCCGTGGACGATATCCAGCTCATCATCCAGGGACTGCGGGAACGGGGCATCGGCGTGCTCATTTCCGACCACAATGTTCGGGAAACCCTGCAGATCTGCGACCGGGCCTATCTGGTCTACGACGGCCAGATCATTCTGTCCGGAACCCCAAGAGAGATTGTGGACGATTCCAGAGCGCGCAAAGTGTACCTGGGCGAGGGCTTTTCCCTGTGA
- the hpf gene encoding ribosome hibernation-promoting factor, HPF/YfiA family — MEITFNFKNFDPSDHLRKYARDRFGKLGKFMTGTENAELQVNLEVEKFRHIADVVLTGRNVHISAREDSGDMYSTVDMVWDKLEAQMRKIRDKDKSRRRGTDSARMDAAGFDEDRGDRARPDIQRMDRYSPKPMVEEEAAMQLENTDDEFLVFLNAENERVNVIYRRKGGGFGLIDPGV, encoded by the coding sequence ATGGAAATTACCTTCAATTTCAAGAACTTCGATCCATCCGACCACCTTCGGAAATACGCCAGGGACCGCTTCGGCAAGCTGGGTAAATTCATGACCGGAACCGAAAACGCCGAGTTGCAGGTCAACCTCGAAGTGGAAAAATTCCGGCACATCGCCGACGTGGTGCTGACGGGCAGGAACGTGCATATTTCCGCCCGGGAAGACAGCGGGGACATGTACTCCACTGTGGACATGGTCTGGGACAAGCTCGAAGCCCAGATGCGCAAAATCCGCGACAAGGACAAGTCCAGACGCAGGGGCACCGATTCCGCACGCATGGATGCCGCCGGCTTCGACGAGGACCGGGGCGACCGGGCCAGACCCGATATTCAGCGAATGGACCGCTACTCGCCCAAACCCATGGTGGAGGAAGAAGCCGCCATGCAGCTGGAAAACACGGATGACGAATTTCTGGTGTTCCTGAATGCGGAAAATGAGCGGGTCAACGTCATCTACCGGCGCAAGGGCGGCGGTTTCGGCCTTATCGACCCCGGGGTATAG
- a CDS encoding KdsC family phosphatase, whose amino-acid sequence MNAEHAARNVRLVVLDVDGVLTDGGLYYDSTGGVMKRFNVQDGLGIKMAARAGLEFAVITGLDSPAVAGRVAELGIRHYYPGQHRKAPFLRQISENSGIPLQHAAYIGDDWVDAAPMSLVGLPMAVANARPEILRLAAWTSTARGGQGAVREALEFILEAQGRLESLWREWTQA is encoded by the coding sequence GTGAATGCTGAACACGCTGCCAGAAACGTGCGCCTCGTGGTGCTGGACGTGGACGGCGTGCTGACGGACGGCGGCCTGTACTACGATTCCACGGGCGGCGTGATGAAGCGCTTCAACGTGCAGGACGGGCTCGGCATCAAGATGGCCGCACGGGCCGGGCTCGAATTCGCCGTCATCACCGGGCTCGATTCTCCGGCCGTGGCCGGCCGGGTGGCGGAGCTCGGCATCCGGCATTATTATCCCGGCCAGCATCGCAAGGCTCCCTTCCTGCGCCAGATCTCGGAAAATTCAGGCATTCCCCTTCAACATGCGGCCTATATCGGCGATGACTGGGTGGACGCGGCACCCATGTCCCTGGTGGGACTGCCCATGGCCGTGGCCAACGCCAGACCGGAAATCCTGCGCCTCGCAGCCTGGACGTCGACGGCTCGCGGCGGGCAGGGGGCTGTGCGCGAGGCCCTGGAATTCATTCTGGAGGCCCAGGGCAGACTGGAATCCCTGTGGCGGGAGTGGACCCAGGCGTGA
- a CDS encoding phosphoribosylformylglycinamidine synthase subunit PurQ, giving the protein MANVKTLVVTGHGTNCERECAFAADQAGSDQTVIAHFSDLTSDRICLADYNFLILPGGFLDGDDLGSAQAAALRWRHIRTRRGAPLMDELRRFLDGGGLILGICNGFQLLVKLGLLPALGGAYFTRQVSLSHNDSARYEDRWVTLKINSASPCVFTRGLDYLYVPVRHGEGKLVPGDETILDRLREENLITLQYVDPQTKEVTQAYPANPNGSPLGIAGLTDPSGRILGLMPHPEAYTHPTNHPRWTRGETSVLGTALLQGGVDYLRGR; this is encoded by the coding sequence ATGGCGAACGTGAAGACCCTGGTGGTCACCGGCCATGGGACGAATTGCGAGCGGGAATGCGCTTTTGCCGCGGATCAGGCCGGTTCGGACCAGACCGTCATTGCGCATTTTTCCGACCTGACCTCGGACAGAATCTGCCTGGCCGACTACAACTTCCTGATTCTGCCCGGAGGCTTCCTTGACGGCGACGATCTTGGCTCGGCCCAGGCCGCGGCGCTGCGCTGGCGGCATATACGCACCCGCCGGGGTGCTCCGCTGATGGACGAATTGCGCCGCTTTCTGGACGGAGGCGGACTGATTCTGGGCATCTGCAACGGTTTCCAGCTGCTGGTGAAGCTTGGGCTTCTGCCCGCTCTGGGCGGCGCATATTTCACCCGTCAGGTATCCTTGAGCCACAACGACTCCGCCAGATACGAGGACCGCTGGGTCACCTTGAAAATAAATTCCGCTTCGCCCTGCGTGTTCACCAGGGGGCTCGATTATCTGTATGTCCCCGTGCGCCACGGCGAAGGCAAGCTGGTCCCCGGCGATGAGACTATTCTGGACCGCCTGCGGGAGGAAAATCTCATTACCCTGCAATACGTTGACCCGCAGACGAAAGAAGTGACGCAGGCGTATCCGGCCAATCCCAACGGCTCTCCGCTGGGCATTGCGGGGCTGACTGATCCTTCGGGACGGATTCTGGGGCTCATGCCGCACCCGGAAGCGTACACGCATCCGACCAACCATCCCCGGTGGACCAGGGGAGAAACCTCCGTTCTGGGCACGGCCCTGCTTCAGGGCGGAGTGGATTATCTGCGCGGCAGATGA
- the kdsA gene encoding 3-deoxy-8-phosphooctulonate synthase yields MTGRPADSGPFFIAGPCALESLDLAMTVACELKTIADALRVPLFFKSSYDKANRTAGTSFRGPGLEKGLDWLAQIKSRTGLPVLTDIHEPHQAATVAQVADVLQIPAFLCRQTDLLLAAARTGRTVNVKKGQFMAPWDMRGTVDKIRSAGFDDIWLTERGSMFGYNNLVVDFRSLAIMRETGCPVVFDATHSVQLPGGQGLSSGGQRQFVPHLSRAAAACGCQGVFLEVHPDPDKALCDGPNSWPLHKVRPLLEELLSIWSVPREC; encoded by the coding sequence ATGACCGGCCGCCCCGCCGATTCTGGTCCTTTTTTCATCGCCGGACCATGCGCTCTGGAAAGCCTGGACCTGGCCATGACCGTGGCCTGCGAGCTGAAGACCATTGCCGACGCCCTGCGCGTGCCGCTTTTCTTCAAGAGTTCCTACGACAAGGCCAACCGCACGGCCGGAACGAGCTTTCGCGGGCCGGGACTGGAAAAAGGCCTCGACTGGCTGGCACAGATCAAAAGCCGCACCGGCCTGCCCGTGCTTACGGACATCCATGAACCGCATCAGGCCGCGACGGTGGCCCAGGTGGCCGATGTACTGCAGATTCCCGCCTTTCTCTGCCGCCAGACGGATCTGCTTCTGGCCGCGGCCCGCACGGGGCGCACGGTCAATGTCAAAAAGGGCCAGTTCATGGCCCCGTGGGACATGCGCGGAACCGTGGACAAAATCCGCTCCGCCGGATTCGACGACATCTGGCTGACGGAGCGCGGTTCCATGTTCGGCTACAACAACCTGGTGGTGGACTTCCGCTCTCTGGCCATCATGCGGGAGACAGGCTGCCCGGTGGTCTTCGACGCCACCCATTCCGTGCAGCTCCCCGGAGGACAAGGCCTGTCTTCGGGCGGCCAGCGCCAGTTCGTTCCCCATCTGTCCAGGGCGGCTGCGGCCTGCGGCTGCCAGGGCGTTTTTCTGGAAGTGCATCCGGACCCGGACAAGGCTCTGTGCGACGGCCCCAACTCCTGGCCCCTGCACAAGGTCCGCCCCCTGCTCGAAGAACTTCTGTCCATCTGGAGCGTGCCCCGTGAATGCTGA
- the rapZ gene encoding RNase adapter RapZ, with the protein MLSVPEQKNVVIVSGMSGSGKSTALDVFEDMGFFCVDGLPVRMAPALVEFFLQSMAKEYSGLALGMDLRQADFAGQWREALKDMEKFSVHPALIFLDASDQTLLRRYATTRRPHPLADVSGLETALGREREILRPIRAQADLVVDTSDHSIHDLRRVIQKKWRNLTSRNQGMRVHLISFGFKYGVPAEADMVMDLRFLPNPYFDEALRPMSGKDEPIAQFVLDQEPGREYLRRLLEFLDFTLPLYSSEGRYRLTMAFGCTGGRHRSVAVTEAVLAHLRSRDYAVTVEHRHFSLG; encoded by the coding sequence ATGCTGTCCGTGCCTGAACAAAAAAACGTGGTCATCGTGTCCGGCATGTCCGGCTCCGGGAAAAGCACGGCTCTGGATGTCTTCGAGGACATGGGCTTTTTCTGCGTGGACGGGCTGCCGGTGCGCATGGCCCCGGCTCTTGTGGAATTTTTTCTGCAGTCCATGGCCAAGGAATATTCCGGCCTTGCCCTGGGCATGGACCTGCGCCAGGCCGACTTCGCCGGGCAATGGCGGGAAGCGCTGAAGGACATGGAAAAATTCTCCGTCCACCCGGCCCTGATTTTTCTGGACGCTTCGGACCAGACCCTGCTGCGCCGCTACGCGACCACCCGCCGCCCGCACCCCCTGGCCGACGTGTCAGGATTGGAAACGGCCCTCGGCAGGGAGCGGGAAATCCTGCGTCCCATTCGCGCTCAGGCCGATCTGGTGGTGGACACATCGGATCATTCCATCCACGATCTGCGCCGGGTGATCCAGAAGAAATGGCGCAACCTGACCTCCCGCAATCAGGGCATGCGCGTGCATCTCATTTCCTTCGGCTTCAAATACGGCGTTCCGGCCGAAGCGGACATGGTCATGGATCTGCGCTTTCTGCCCAATCCCTATTTTGACGAAGCACTGCGCCCCATGTCCGGTAAGGACGAACCCATCGCGCAATTTGTGCTGGATCAGGAGCCGGGGCGGGAATACCTGCGGCGGCTCCTGGAGTTTCTGGATTTCACTCTGCCGCTGTACTCGTCCGAGGGGCGATACCGGCTGACCATGGCCTTCGGCTGCACGGGCGGCCGCCACCGCTCCGTAGCCGTGACGGAGGCTGTTCTCGCCCATCTGCGCAGCCGGGACTATGCGGTGACAGTGGAACATCGTCATTTCAGCCTGGGGTGA